The following proteins are encoded in a genomic region of Pseudomonadales bacterium:
- the lpxD gene encoding UDP-3-O-(3-hydroxymyristoyl)glucosamine N-acyltransferase, giving the protein MSRGYTLAEIAERLSLTLSGVSALDASQRVVRGLATLAAANNERVSFFSNPAYRNQLQSTQAAAVILKSELVADCPVPCLISENPYLDYARLSSLFAEAPYTNVGIHPSAVVAASAQVATTAVIGAHCVVSENAVIGNGVVLGAGCFVGRGSTVGANSLIHPRVTIYHNVQVGENCILHSGVVIGADGFGFAPNFSDQESNGWQKIHQLGGVVIGNRVEIGANTCIDRGALDDTVIEDGVIIDNLVQIAHNVKIGKYTAIAACTGIAGSTEIGEHCTIAGAVGIVGHLRIADRVHITAKSLVTGSITEAGSYSSGTALTKTAAWRKSAVRFLQLESLFQRVRALENKRNHS; this is encoded by the coding sequence ATGTCGCGAGGATATACGCTCGCTGAGATTGCCGAGCGTCTCTCCCTAACTTTATCGGGAGTTTCGGCGCTCGATGCAAGCCAGCGAGTTGTTCGCGGCCTTGCAACACTCGCTGCTGCAAATAATGAGCGTGTCAGTTTTTTTTCAAATCCAGCTTACCGTAACCAACTGCAATCAACGCAAGCGGCCGCCGTCATACTCAAATCTGAATTGGTTGCAGATTGCCCAGTACCTTGTTTGATTTCTGAAAATCCCTATCTGGACTATGCGCGACTCTCTTCGTTGTTTGCTGAGGCGCCCTATACAAATGTAGGTATTCATCCTAGCGCTGTTGTGGCCGCATCGGCTCAAGTCGCAACGACGGCTGTTATTGGTGCGCACTGTGTGGTTTCTGAAAATGCAGTCATCGGCAACGGTGTTGTGCTTGGAGCTGGCTGTTTTGTTGGGAGAGGTAGTACCGTTGGTGCGAATAGCTTGATACACCCGCGCGTGACGATATATCACAATGTACAAGTTGGTGAGAATTGCATTCTGCATAGTGGAGTTGTTATTGGTGCAGATGGATTTGGTTTTGCCCCCAATTTTTCTGATCAAGAAAGCAATGGTTGGCAAAAAATTCATCAATTGGGTGGTGTGGTAATTGGTAACCGTGTTGAGATTGGTGCGAACACTTGTATTGATCGCGGTGCATTGGATGATACCGTGATTGAGGATGGCGTTATCATCGATAACCTTGTGCAAATTGCGCACAATGTGAAGATTGGTAAGTACACGGCCATCGCGGCCTGCACGGGCATCGCTGGCAGTACAGAAATTGGTGAACATTGCACGATTGCTGGAGCGGTGGGTATTGTCGGGCATTTGCGTATTGCTGATCGTGTGCACATCACCGCAAAAAGTTTGGTGACTGGTTCGATTACAGAAGCGGGCTCATATTCATCGGGAACCGCGCTGACAAAAACAGCCGCTTGGCGCAAAAGTGCAGTGCGGTTTTTACAGTTGGAGTCTTTGTTTCAGCGCGTGCGAGCACTCGAAAATAAACGCAATCATTCGTAG
- the fabZ gene encoding 3-hydroxyacyl-ACP dehydratase FabZ: protein MMDVKEIREYLPHRYPFLLVDRVVELKEGESIVAFKNITINEAIFNGHFPDIPVFPGVLIIEAMAQAAGILGFKTMNKKPQDGSIYYFVGADDVRFKRPVVPGDRLRLEASIISEKRGIWKFACRAFVDDELASEGTILCADRKV, encoded by the coding sequence TTGATGGATGTAAAAGAAATTCGCGAATATTTGCCGCATCGCTATCCATTTCTTTTGGTGGATCGCGTTGTGGAGTTGAAAGAGGGCGAATCGATTGTTGCTTTCAAAAATATCACCATCAATGAGGCTATTTTTAATGGCCACTTTCCCGATATTCCGGTATTTCCTGGCGTTTTAATTATTGAAGCAATGGCGCAGGCTGCTGGTATTCTTGGCTTCAAAACCATGAATAAAAAGCCGCAGGACGGTTCTATTTATTATTTTGTCGGTGCGGATGATGTGCGCTTCAAGCGCCCTGTTGTACCGGGGGATCGCTTGCGTTTGGAAGCGAGTATTATTTCTGAGAAGCGTGGTATTTGGAAATTTGCTTGCCGCGCTTTTGTTGATGATGAGTTGGCCAGTGAAGGCACTATTTTGTGTGCTGATCGCAAAGTGTGA
- the lpxA gene encoding acyl-ACP--UDP-N-acetylglucosamine O-acyltransferase has protein sequence MIDPRAIVDPQARLANDVKVGPWTIIGPGVEIGEGTEVASHCVLKGPTVIGKHNRIFQFSTVGEDTPDLKYRGEETRLVIGDHNVIREGVTIHRGTIQDRAETTIGNHNLLMAYVHVGHDSVIGDHTILVNNTALAGHVRVNDWAILGGYTLVHQRVSIGAHAFTGMGTAVGKDIPAFVLAYGNPAEARGINLEGLKRRGFTREQLTVLNRAYKAVYREGLTLEEALSELEVMHSDCPPLDIFIESLRGSTRGIVR, from the coding sequence ATGATTGATCCTCGTGCCATTGTTGATCCTCAAGCACGTCTAGCCAACGATGTAAAGGTCGGGCCGTGGACAATCATCGGGCCTGGTGTAGAAATTGGCGAAGGTACAGAAGTTGCCTCGCATTGTGTTTTGAAAGGCCCAACCGTTATTGGCAAACACAATCGCATTTTTCAATTTTCAACGGTGGGCGAGGATACGCCAGATTTGAAATACCGCGGTGAAGAAACGCGTTTAGTGATTGGCGATCACAATGTGATTCGTGAAGGCGTCACGATTCACCGCGGTACGATTCAAGACCGTGCTGAAACAACGATTGGCAACCATAATTTGTTGATGGCGTATGTGCATGTCGGGCATGACAGTGTGATTGGCGATCATACAATTTTGGTCAATAACACAGCGTTAGCTGGCCATGTGCGCGTGAATGACTGGGCAATATTGGGCGGCTATACACTGGTGCATCAACGCGTCAGCATTGGCGCGCACGCATTTACCGGCATGGGAACTGCTGTGGGCAAAGACATTCCTGCCTTTGTGTTGGCGTATGGTAATCCTGCAGAAGCGCGCGGAATTAATCTCGAAGGCTTAAAGCGACGCGGCTTTACGCGTGAACAATTGACAGTGCTTAATCGTGCATACAAAGCAGTTTATCGTGAAGGTTTAACGCTGGAAGAGGCGCTGTCTGAGTTGGAAGTCATGCATTCTGATTGCCCGCCGCTCGATATTTTTATTGAATCTTTGCGCGGATCAACGCGTGGCATTGTTCGTTAG
- the lpxB gene encoding lipid-A-disaccharide synthase — protein sequence MSARNFRVGIVAGEASGDILGAGLIRALRECYPGLQVEGIGGPLMLAEGCHSFFAQDRLAVMGLIEPLKRLPELLRIRRFLREHFLANPPDVFIGIDSPDFNMSLEESLCVAGIKTVHYVSPSVWAWRQGRLKKIARATDLVLTLFPFEEKFYRDNADRYPSLRAVCVGHPLADSIPMESDSQQARVALSISSSATVVALLPGSRAGEVERMGRLFLDAARCCIQRERKLLFVMPAANAARREQLQAMLADYSDLTVQLVDGQSQLCMAASDIVLMASGTTTLEAMLLKRPMVVAYKMARLSYAIISRLLKVPYVSLPNLLANKSLVPEFLQDQATAENLASALLDILRAPNKVVDMQQAFVEIHKDIRRDASRAAARAIIDLLPKA from the coding sequence GTGAGTGCTAGAAACTTTCGTGTGGGAATTGTTGCTGGCGAAGCTTCTGGCGACATTCTTGGCGCAGGCTTAATTCGAGCACTGCGTGAGTGTTATCCCGGCTTGCAAGTAGAAGGTATTGGCGGTCCATTGATGTTGGCGGAAGGCTGTCACAGCTTTTTTGCTCAAGATCGTCTGGCTGTGATGGGTTTAATTGAACCACTCAAACGCCTGCCAGAGTTATTGCGCATTCGACGATTTCTGCGTGAACATTTTTTGGCAAATCCGCCGGATGTTTTTATTGGTATTGATTCGCCTGATTTTAATATGTCGCTGGAAGAGTCTTTGTGTGTAGCGGGTATTAAGACGGTTCATTATGTCAGCCCTTCTGTATGGGCTTGGCGACAAGGTCGCTTAAAGAAAATTGCTCGCGCGACAGATTTAGTTCTAACACTTTTCCCTTTTGAAGAAAAATTTTATCGCGATAACGCAGATCGCTATCCTTCGTTGCGTGCTGTTTGTGTTGGACATCCCTTGGCGGATAGCATTCCTATGGAGAGTGACAGTCAGCAGGCGCGAGTAGCTTTATCTATCTCAAGTTCAGCAACAGTGGTTGCATTACTGCCAGGCAGTCGTGCGGGTGAAGTGGAACGCATGGGGCGTTTATTTTTAGATGCCGCGCGTTGTTGCATTCAGAGAGAAAGAAAATTGTTGTTTGTGATGCCTGCTGCGAATGCTGCGCGTCGGGAGCAATTACAGGCGATGCTGGCAGATTACTCCGATTTAACTGTGCAATTGGTGGATGGTCAGTCACAGTTGTGCATGGCAGCGAGTGATATCGTATTAATGGCGTCAGGCACTACAACATTAGAAGCAATGTTGTTGAAGCGGCCGATGGTAGTGGCGTACAAAATGGCTCGATTGTCATACGCCATTATTTCGCGCTTGTTAAAAGTACCTTATGTGTCACTGCCTAACTTGTTGGCGAATAAGTCGTTAGTGCCAGAATTTTTGCAGGATCAAGCAACAGCAGAAAATTTAGCTAGCGCACTGCTCGACATATTGCGTGCGCCAAATAAAGTGGTTGATATGCAGCAGGCGTTTGTTGAGATCCACAAAGATATTCGTCGCGATGCCAGCAGAGCGGCAGCTCGTGCAATCATCGATTTGCTGCCAAAAGCGTAA
- a CDS encoding DUF1631 family protein, whose amino-acid sequence MMFDRLQNEEQIAAPIKPLIDELQAPILKLAVQNQDFFANPDNSAQELINEIAQVGTQWTPKQNISKDPFYKKISSIVDDINASSLSSTSIEQHEEIFEEKLITLKDFLEREKQRSALLGRAHHSSGVQKARTEAARETAEKTILKKISL is encoded by the coding sequence ATGATGTTTGATCGCTTGCAGAACGAGGAGCAAATTGCAGCCCCCATCAAACCACTCATCGATGAACTACAAGCTCCCATCCTAAAACTTGCCGTTCAGAACCAAGATTTTTTTGCCAACCCTGACAACTCTGCACAAGAATTAATCAACGAGATCGCTCAGGTAGGCACACAGTGGACTCCCAAACAAAACATCAGCAAAGATCCCTTTTACAAAAAAATATCCTCGATTGTTGACGATATCAATGCATCAAGTTTATCAAGTACATCCATAGAACAGCACGAAGAAATTTTCGAAGAAAAACTTATCACACTGAAAGATTTTCTTGAGAGAGAGAAGCAACGATCGGCACTTCTTGGAAGAGCGCATCATTCAAGCGGAGTCCAGAAGGCTAGAACAGAAGCCGCGCGTGAAACTGCTGAAAAAACCATACTGAAGAAAATTTCGCTATAA